A stretch of the Sylvia atricapilla isolate bSylAtr1 chromosome 28, bSylAtr1.pri, whole genome shotgun sequence genome encodes the following:
- the PBDC1 gene encoding protein PBDC1 isoform X2: MAAAGLAGLGPGEAAAAAQALALPAESFGNDLISSVDPKFLNLTKVDDRIYEEFRETFGDLRVDVLDPEELKSEAAKAKWRPFCLRFEGVVEDFNYGTLLRLDSRREYSEENTIFATRIQFFAIEIARNREGCNDHVYSSARETTAQEDKSG, translated from the exons atggcggcggcggggctggcggggctg GGCCCCGGCGAGGCCGCGGCGGCCGCTCAGGCGCTGGCGCTGCCCGCGGAGTCCTTCGGCAACGAC CTCATCTCCTCGGTGGACCCCAAATTCCTGAACCTTACCAAGGTGGACGATCGGATCTACGAGGAATTCCGGGAGACCTTCGGGGATCTGCGCGTGGACGTGCTGGACCCCGAGGAGCTGAAGTCGGAGGCGGCCAAGGCG AAGTGGCGCCCGTTCTGCCTGCGCTTCGAGGGCGTGGTGGAGGATTTCAACTACGGCACGCTGCTGCGCCTGGACTCCCGCCGGGAATACTCCGAGGAGAACACCATCTTCG CCACCAGGATCCAGTTTTTCGCCATCGAGATCGCCCGGAACAGGGAAGGCTGCAATGACCACGTTTACAGCAGCGCCAGGGAGACGACGGCCCAGGAGGACAAATCAGGATGA
- the PBDC1 gene encoding protein PBDC1 isoform X1 translates to MAAAGLAGLGPGEAAAAAQALALPAESFGNDPRVELAWAMKAHQHAQVYFNLISSVDPKFLNLTKVDDRIYEEFRETFGDLRVDVLDPEELKSEAAKAKWRPFCLRFEGVVEDFNYGTLLRLDSRREYSEENTIFATRIQFFAIEIARNREGCNDHVYSSARETTAQEDKSG, encoded by the exons atggcggcggcggggctggcggggctg GGCCCCGGCGAGGCCGCGGCGGCCGCTCAGGCGCTGGCGCTGCCCGCGGAGTCCTTCGGCAACGAC CCCCGCGTGGAGCTGGCCTGGGCCATGAAGGCTCATCAGCACGCCCAAGTCTACTTCAAC CTCATCTCCTCGGTGGACCCCAAATTCCTGAACCTTACCAAGGTGGACGATCGGATCTACGAGGAATTCCGGGAGACCTTCGGGGATCTGCGCGTGGACGTGCTGGACCCCGAGGAGCTGAAGTCGGAGGCGGCCAAGGCG AAGTGGCGCCCGTTCTGCCTGCGCTTCGAGGGCGTGGTGGAGGATTTCAACTACGGCACGCTGCTGCGCCTGGACTCCCGCCGGGAATACTCCGAGGAGAACACCATCTTCG CCACCAGGATCCAGTTTTTCGCCATCGAGATCGCCCGGAACAGGGAAGGCTGCAATGACCACGTTTACAGCAGCGCCAGGGAGACGACGGCCCAGGAGGACAAATCAGGATGA
- the FHIP2B gene encoding FHF complex subunit HOOK-interacting protein 2B translates to MVLFDRMSRILDQPYSLNLQLTSVLSQLAAFPHPHLHEYLLDPYLSLAPGCRSLFSVLVRVIGDLMQRLQRVPQARAKLLLVRRQLLGLVPGEQMDHTVLFKGVVVLEEFCKELAAIALVKGPPEGPP, encoded by the exons ATGGTGCTGTTTGACCGGATGAGCCGGATCCTGGATCAG CCCTACAGCCTGAACCTGCAGCTGACCTCGGTGCTGTCCCAGCTGGCCGccttcccccacccccaccTCCACGAGTACCTGCTGGACCCCTACCTCAGCCTGGCCCCCGGCTGCCGCTCGCTCTTCTCCGTCCTGGTCAGG gtgATCGGGGACCTGATGCAGCGGCTCCAGCGCGTTCCCCAGGCCAGGGCCAAGCTGCTCCTGGTGCGccggcagctcctggggctggtgccGGGAGAGCA GATGGATCACACGGTGCTGTTCAAGGGCGTGGTGGTGCTGGAGGAGTTCTGCAAGGAGCTGGCTGCCATCGCCCTGGTCAAAGGGCCACCCGAGGGGCCACCGTGA
- the NUDT18 gene encoding LOW QUALITY PROTEIN: 8-oxo-dGDP phosphatase NUDT18 (The sequence of the model RefSeq protein was modified relative to this genomic sequence to represent the inferred CDS: inserted 2 bases in 1 codon; deleted 3 bases in 3 codons): MGDAPVPELEAVLDGGGWDVGTTFEGSPAPPGAVRLGRNVCYVVLAVLFNQEDALLLVQEAKPECRGRWYLPAGRMEPGEGIVAALRREVKEESGLECEPLTLLALEERGPAWIRFAFLARATGGTLKTLEEADAESLQATWWPGAPRSLPLRSLDHLPVLELAPRYRRSPANPPTLPRELPCSPLLPAPPAAPSTSSDGHLWLLAGQPLAPCACPWWPAHVHVRGCAPGCRPPLLRLPAGTCLAWEXPPARLGLLGLQQPPLATPGTLSGICLNVVLSIPPGSQSDEPPEPRDPALRWWPVRTSGCGAASCRGLRAAVPVRS, from the exons ATGGGGGACGCGCCGGTGCCGGAGCTGGAGGCGGTGCTGGATGGAGGCGGTTGGGACGTGGGGACCACTTTTGAGGGGTCCCCCGCGCCCCCCGGAGCCGTCCGCCTGGGCAGGAACGTTTGCTACGTCGTGCTGGCCGTGCTCTTCAACCAGGAG GACGcgctgctgctggtgcaggaggCCAAGCCCGAGTGCCGGGGCCGCTGGTACCTGCCCGCGGGCCGCATGGAGCCCGGCGAGGGCATCGTGGCGGCGCTGCGGAGGGAGGTGAAGGAGGAGTCGGGGCTGGAGTGCGAGCCCCTGACGCTGCTGGCGCTGGAGGAGAGGGGCCCGGCCTGGATCCGCTTCGCCTTCCTGGCACGGGCCACAG GTGGGACCCTGAAGACCCTCGAGGAGGCTGACGCCGAGTCCCTC CAGGCCACGTGGTGGCCCGGGGCACCCCGTTCGCTGCCCCTTCGCTCGCTGGACCATCTGCCCGTGCTGGAGCTGGCGCCCCGCTACCGCCGGAGCCCCGCGAATCCCCCGACGCTGCCGCgggagctgccctgctccccgCTCCTGCCTGCGCCTCCTGCTGCACCTTCTACAAGCTCTGACGGCCACCTGTGGCTGCTTGCTGGCCAACCGCTGGCCCCCTGCGCCTGCCCGTGGTGGCCTGCGCACGTCCACGTCCGAGGCTGCGCGCCGGGCTGCCGCCCTCCCCTGCTGCGGCTGCCTGCGGGGACCTGCCTGGCCTGGGA GCCGCCAGCCcgcctggggctgctggggctgcagcagccgcCCCTGGCGACTCCGGGGACACTGAGCGGCATCTGTTTGAACGTC GTGCTGAGCATCCCTCCGGGGAGCCAGAGCGAcgagccccccgagccccgc gACCCCGCGCTGCGCTGGTGGCCCGTGCGGACGAGCGGCTGCGGGGCCGCATCCTGCAGAGGGCTCCGGGCCGCCGTGCCCGTGCGCAGTTAG
- the HR gene encoding LOW QUALITY PROTEIN: lysine-specific demethylase hairless (The sequence of the model RefSeq protein was modified relative to this genomic sequence to represent the inferred CDS: substituted 1 base at 1 genomic stop codon) — MASDARMGETPARWRRAAEAAQDSRGMESSGMVLSRSVAAELGLPPYPEPGKLSYGLEKGCPWRGSEGCLGPVQELAGGRLGCPYPAAAPCLRDALCRPKDGAELPALLPPRNGQPKAAWGEPCKERPGPRWAEAVLAPLALYSHAYHRYPVPVPGLDVPRPGTAGKPRTAPGDAAGEPPAFRHCPFLVEAKHSPFLLSSLLPAGPPAEPPFGGAGPEGPGPVADGRFSAGDWRLGSYAPPWGQPLYLGVPPRCKAAPSPFDGCSSSGNKEFYAKKEAAFHPSTKNQAASQLLGKSQAGQDRAGEGEPAVPELPGAPWRHGRAGGSSAVPAPHPRTPPSSASHPLFLLQPASGGCGGPWVGSRPHGAEFSMDTGPGRPSEPKDERLGYQSAQPGSPPACGEPNPSPLLADGHYAKPEPPPGCLCPTPGCDGCPGVGCGVPSPFEPTVGMAGRRFPCPPSNHTKLKKTWLTRHSEQSLPRCKVSRRDGGPEPPGEGKRSAKRPHGTAEGPRAAAEGAGAAKRGTKATAGAGDGPESAGDPEERRMELGDGEPPSRAGEPWCLQSLPCTALPPSIPRCCVCAPRAGRDPGAEEDEEEPPESSCRLMHFRRFALGDNGDLSIDGLCSLGEAEGELLEAASPEPGGRNVGGRNVGGSLCLAKYLLGVLGGPFCAAVRRDRDTWPGAPEGEQGPGWGXPWGHWGRAEAEVVFPAGVTGWRRGEGAPQLCDSCQRGFFNSHWSCARCGFQLCPDCHRSRREDSGPEGPAPPPECTPGRDHPVSPLVPTQFVPTGVLTRLWKQLHEVRDKFGLECHCPCGERSPEAPPGRQEPPGAAVSPRSQGPADPARPVKEESPEEGPPSPGPPPARGGAVQSATTLCDLLASTAVKLCLGQDGVRMAFAPVAPALPSDNRLTSILDSIIARVVERKIQEKQAGAELSPPSSPEPPASHCVLAPSGLLWLHDPGHASNYKLFREHWRQGQPVLVSGLQKRLEGRLWAPESFQRSAEGEEEVEAVNLRAPRSRVRMSSRQFWDGFAASTASPQREQSGGDLLKLESGFGDTELSRATNLRASLPLPEYCGASGRLNLATYVRGQRGRGWLRPRLRVAYGVRPQERNFGTKNLTVEAADSISVLAHAAPAPREVLLPGEVDELDAALRERLRGGGRPGALWHIFRAEDAERIRDFLRKASEERGQEGAATAEPLGRYLDPALRRRLRDECGVSGWSLLQLPGDAVLVPAGAPHQVQSLSGTISVEQRFLSPESAVRLRDLGTEPAATPRQLRAQLDGMIFAAVRDALGVLRGCK; from the exons ATGGCCAGCGACGCGAGGATGGGGGAGACCCCGGCGCGGTGGAGAAGAGCCGCGGAGGCAGCGCAGGACTCCCGGGGGATGGAGAGCAGCGGGATGGTTTTATCCCGAAGCGTCGCCGCCGAGCTGGGACTCCCGCCTTACCCGGAGCCCGGCAAGCTGAGCTACGGCCTGGAGAAAGGATGTCCCTGGAGGGGCTCCGAGGGATGTTTGGGACCCGTCCAGGAGCTCGCCGGTGGCCGCCTGGGCTGTCCGTACCCAGCGGCCGCGCCGTGCCTGCGGGACGCCCTGTGCCGCCCCAAGGACGGGGCCGAGCTCCCTGCGCTGCTGCCCCCGCGGAACGGGCAGCCCAAGGCGGCCTGGGGCGAGCCCTGCAAGGAGCGCCCGGGGCCGCGCTGGGCCGAGGCCGTGCTGGCTCCTCTGGCCCTTTACAGCCACGCGTACCACCGCTACCCCGTGCCCGTGCCGGGGCTGGACGTGCCGCGGCCCGGCACCGCCGGCAAGCCCCGCACGGCGCCGGGGGACGCGGCCGGAGAGCCGCCGGCTTTCCGCCACTGCCCCTTCCTCGTGGAGGCCAAGCACAGCCCCTTCCTGCTGTCCTCGCTGCTGCCCGCCGGGCCCCCGGCCGAGCCCCCGTtcggcggcgcggggccggaGGGGCCGGGCCCGGTGGCTGACGGGCGGTTCTCCGCTGGGGACTGGCGGCTGGGCTCCTACGCGCCCCCCTGGGGCCAGCCCCTCTACCTGGGGGTCCCGCCGAGGTGCAAGGCGGCCCCGAGCCCCTTCGAcggctgctccagctcagggaACAAG GAGTTTTACGCCAAGAAAGAAGCCGCGTTCCACCCCTCGACCAAGAACCAAGCGGCGTCGCAGCTGCTGGGCAAGAGCCaagcagggcaggacagagccgGGGAGGGGGAGCCGGCGGTGCCGGAGCTGCCGGGAGCCCCGTGGAGGCACGGCCGGGCGGGGGGCAGCTCGGCGGTGCCCGCTCCCCATCCCCGCACGCCTCCCTCCAGCGCCAGCCaccctctcttcctcctgcagcccgcctcggggggctgcggggggccCTGGGTGGGCTCACGGCCCCACGGAGCCGAGTTTTCCATGGACACGGGGCCCGGCCGGCCCTCGGAGCCCAAAGATGAGCGCCTGGGCTACCAAAGCGCGCAGCCCGGCTCGCCCCCGGCATGCGGGGAGCCCAATCCCTCACCTCTGCTGGCCGACGGGCACTACGCCAAGCCGGAGCCGCCCCCGGGCTGTCTGTGCCCCACCCCGGGCTGCGATGGGTGCCCGGGGGTGGGCTGCGGGGTGCCCAGCCCCTTCGAGCCCACCGTGGGCATGGCCGGGAGGCGTTTCCCGTGCCCCCCCAGCAACCACACCAAGCTGAAGAAGACGTGGCTGACGCGGCACTCGGAGCAGTCGCTGCCTCGCTGCAAAGTTTCCCGGCGGGACGGGGGTCCCGAGCCCCCCGGGGAGGGCAAGCGCTCGGCCAAACGCCCCCACGGCACCGCCGAGGGTCCCCGCGCTGCCGCCGAGGGCGCCGGGGCGGCCAAGAGGGGCACCAAGGCCACGGCGGGCGCGGGGGATGGCCCGGAGAGCGCGGGGGACCCCGaggagaggaggatggagctgggagacGGAG AGCCGCCGAGCCGTGCGGGGGAGCCGtggtgcctgcagagcctgccCTGCACGGCGCTGCCCCCCAGCATCCCCCGCTGCTGCGTCTGTGCCCCCCGCGCCGGGAGGGACCCCGGGGCcgaggaggatgaggaggagccCCCCgagagcagctgcaggctgaTGCACTTCCGCAG GTTCGCCCTGGGTGACAACGGGGACCTGAGCATCGATGgcctctgcagcctgggggAGGCCGagggggagctgctggaggccgCCAGCCCCGAGCCGGGGGGCAGGAATGTGGGGGGCAGGAATGTGGGGGGCAGCCTCTGCCTGGCCAAATACCtgctgggggtcctggggggcCCGTTCTGCGCCGCCGTccgcagggacagggacacgtgGCCGGGAGCCCCCGAGGGTGAGCAGGGACCAGGGTGGGGgtgaccctggggacactggggacgCGCCGAGGCTGAGGTTGTGTTTCCCGCAGGGGTGACGGGCTGGAGGCGGGGGGAAGGagctccccagctctgtgacTCCTGCCAGCGTGGCTTCTTCAACTCTCACTGGAGCTGCGCCAGATGTGGCTTCCAGCTGTGCCCCGACTGCCACCGCAGCAGGAGGGAGGACAGCGGCCCTG AGGGTCCCGCGCCGCCACCTGAGTGCACCCCCGGGCGGGACCACCCCGTGTCACCTCTGGTCCCCACGCAGTTCGTCCCCACCGGTG TCCTGACGCGGCTCTGGAAGCAGCTCCACGAGGTCAGGGACAAGTTTGGCCTCgagtgtcactgtccctgcgGGGAGAGGAGCCCGGAGGCGCCCCCGGGCAGGCAG GAGCCGCCGGGGGCCGCGGTGTCCCCCCGCAGCCAGGGCCCAGCCGACCCCGCCCGGCCCGTCAAGGAAG AGAGCCCCGAGGAGGGGCCGCCgtccccggggccgcccccggcgcggggcggggccgtgCAGAGCGCCACCACCCTCTGCGACCTGCTGGCCTCCACCGCCGTGAAGCTGTGCCTGGGCCAGGACGGGGTCCGCATGGCCTTCGCCCCTGTggcacctgccctgcccagc GATAATCGCCTGACCAGCATCCTGGACAGCATCATCGCCCGCGTGGTGGAGAGGAAGATCCAGGAGAAGCAGGCGGGGGCCGAgctgagcccccccagctcccCGGAGCCCCCCGCGTCCCACTGCGTCCTGGCCCCCAGcgggctgctgtggctgcacgACCCCGGCCACGCCAGCAACTACAAACTGTTCCGGGAGCACTGGCGGCAGGGCCAG CCCGTGCTGGTTTCAGGGCTGCAGAAGAGGCTGGAGGGACGGCTGTGGGCGCCAGAATCCTTCCAGCGCTCGGcggagggagaagaggaggtgGAGGCGGTGAACCTGCGGGCACCGCGCAGCCGAGTCCGGATGAGCAGCCGGCAGTTTTGGGATGGCTTTGCCGCCAGCACAG CCTCCCCGCAGCGGGAACAGAGCGGAGGGGACCTGCTGAAGCTGGAGAGTGGCTTTGGGGACACGGAGCTGAGCCG GGCCACCAACCTGCGGGCCAGCCTACCCCTGCCCGAGTACTGCGGGGCCAGCGGCCGCCTCAACTTGGCCACCTACGTGCGGggccagcggggccggggctggctgCGCCCGCGCCTCCGTGTGGCTTACG GTGTCCGTCCGCAGGAGCGGAACTTCGGGACCAAAAACCTGACGGTGGAAGCGGCCGACTCCATCAGCGTCCTGGCGCACGccgcgccggccccgcggg AGGTGCTCCTGCCGGGGGAGGTGGACGAGCTGGACGCGGCGCTGCGGGAGCGGCTCAGGGGCGGCGGCCGGCCCGGCGCTCTGTGGCACATTTTCCGTGCCGAGGATGCGGAGCGGATCCGGGATTTCCTGCGGAAG GCATCCGAGGAGCGGGGGCAGGAGGGGGCGGCCACGGCGGAGCCCCTCGGCCGCTACCTGGACCCCGCCctgcggcggcggctgcgggacGAGTGCGGGGTGAGCGGCTggagcctcctgcagctcccgggGGACGCCGTGCTGGTCCCCGCCGGGGCTCCGCACCAG GTGCAGAGCCTCAGCGGCACCATCAGCGTGGAGCAGCGATTCCTGTCCCCGGAGAGCGCCGTCCGCCTCCGGGACCTCGGCACCGAGCCCGCCGCCACCCCGCGCCAGCTCCGCGCCCAG CTGGACGGGATGATCTTCGCCGCCGTGCGGGACGCCCTGGGGGTCCTGCGGGGCTGCAAGTGA
- the REEP4 gene encoding receptor expression-enhancing protein 4 isoform X2, with product MVSWILCRVVELLFGMLYPAYASYKAVKTKNIREYVRWMMYWIVFALFMATETFTDLLISWFPFYYEVKMAFVIWLLSPYTRGASLLYRRFVHPTLARKEKDIDVFLVQARERSYQTMLRFGKRGLNLAATAAVHAATKSQGALAGRLRSFSMQDLRSLREQDPVHFQDPLYLEGQESLQQPLGHGAGRRYESETDDEELWSDSRVSPQVSPRRDPRALSRSQSLRCLRKNPGKEGSPRPLRSRSRRKAALSEQDS from the exons ATGGTGTCGTGGATCCTCTGCCGGGTGGTTGA GCTGCTCTTCGGCATGCTCTACCCGGCCTACGCCTCCTACAAGGCTGTGAAGACGAAAAACATCCGGGAATAC GTCCGCTGGATGATGTACTGGATCGTCTTCGCTCTCTTCATGGCCACAGAGACCTTCACCGACCTCCTCATCTCCTG GTTCCCCTTCTACTACGAGGTGAAGATGGCCTTTGTCATCTGGCTGCTGTCCCCGTACACGCGGGGGGCCAGCCTGCTCTACCGCCGCTTCGTGCACCCCACGCTGGCCCGCAAGGAGAAG GACATCGACGTGTTCCTGGTCCAGGCCCGCGAGCGCAGCTACCAGACCATGCTGCGCTTCGGCAAGAGGGGCCTCAACCTGGCGGCCACCGCCGCCGTCCACGCGGCCACCAAG AGCCAGGGCGCGCTGGCCGGGCGGCTCCGCAGCTTCAGCATGCAGGACCTGCGCTCCCTGCGCGAGCAGGACCCCGTGCACTTCCAGGACCCGCTGTAcctggaggggcaggagagcctccagcagcccctgg gccacGGCGCCGGCCGCCGCTACGAGAGCGAGACGGACGATGAGGAGCTGTGGTCGGACTCGCGGGTGTCCCCACAGGTGTCCCCACGCCGGGatcccagagccctgagccGCAGCCAGAGCCTGCGCTGCCTGAGGAAGAACCCAGGGAAAGAG ggctctccCCGGCCCCTGCGCAGCCGGAGCAGGAGGAAAGCGGCTCTGTCGGAGCAGGACAGCTGA
- the REEP4 gene encoding receptor expression-enhancing protein 4 isoform X1 has product MAEPPRSLPEPFPGVPGLRLALEGLRGRVRRWGRQLGWSLFLLLYAGWPRCLTPALPYRLLFGMLYPAYASYKAVKTKNIREYVRWMMYWIVFALFMATETFTDLLISWFPFYYEVKMAFVIWLLSPYTRGASLLYRRFVHPTLARKEKDIDVFLVQARERSYQTMLRFGKRGLNLAATAAVHAATKSQGALAGRLRSFSMQDLRSLREQDPVHFQDPLYLEGQESLQQPLGHGAGRRYESETDDEELWSDSRVSPQVSPRRDPRALSRSQSLRCLRKNPGKEGSPRPLRSRSRRKAALSEQDS; this is encoded by the exons ATGGCTGAGCCTCCCCGGAGCCTCCCGGAGCCTTttcccggtgtccccgggctgcGGCTGGCGCTGGAGGGGCTCAGGGGCAGGGTCCGGCGCTGGGGCCGGCAGCTGGGCTGgtccctgttcctgctgctgtacGCGGGGTGGCCGCGCTGCCTCACCCCCGCTCTGCCTTACAGGCTGCTCTTCGGCATGCTCTACCCGGCCTACGCCTCCTACAAGGCTGTGAAGACGAAAAACATCCGGGAATAC GTCCGCTGGATGATGTACTGGATCGTCTTCGCTCTCTTCATGGCCACAGAGACCTTCACCGACCTCCTCATCTCCTG GTTCCCCTTCTACTACGAGGTGAAGATGGCCTTTGTCATCTGGCTGCTGTCCCCGTACACGCGGGGGGCCAGCCTGCTCTACCGCCGCTTCGTGCACCCCACGCTGGCCCGCAAGGAGAAG GACATCGACGTGTTCCTGGTCCAGGCCCGCGAGCGCAGCTACCAGACCATGCTGCGCTTCGGCAAGAGGGGCCTCAACCTGGCGGCCACCGCCGCCGTCCACGCGGCCACCAAG AGCCAGGGCGCGCTGGCCGGGCGGCTCCGCAGCTTCAGCATGCAGGACCTGCGCTCCCTGCGCGAGCAGGACCCCGTGCACTTCCAGGACCCGCTGTAcctggaggggcaggagagcctccagcagcccctgg gccacGGCGCCGGCCGCCGCTACGAGAGCGAGACGGACGATGAGGAGCTGTGGTCGGACTCGCGGGTGTCCCCACAGGTGTCCCCACGCCGGGatcccagagccctgagccGCAGCCAGAGCCTGCGCTGCCTGAGGAAGAACCCAGGGAAAGAG ggctctccCCGGCCCCTGCGCAGCCGGAGCAGGAGGAAAGCGGCTCTGTCGGAGCAGGACAGCTGA
- the REEP4 gene encoding receptor expression-enhancing protein 4 isoform X3 — MVSWILCRVVELLFGMLYPAYASYKAVKTKNIREYVRWMMYWIVFALFMATETFTDLLISWFPFYYEVKMAFVIWLLSPYTRGASLLYRRFVHPTLARKEKDIDVFLVQARERSYQTMLRFGKRGLNLAATAAVHAATKSQGALAGRLRSFSMQDLRSLREQDPVHFQDPLYLEGQESLQQPLGEELRGSQCLQESETDDEELWSDSRVSPQVSPRRDPRALSRSQSLRCLRKNPGKEGSPRPLRSRSRRKAALSEQDS; from the exons ATGGTGTCGTGGATCCTCTGCCGGGTGGTTGA GCTGCTCTTCGGCATGCTCTACCCGGCCTACGCCTCCTACAAGGCTGTGAAGACGAAAAACATCCGGGAATAC GTCCGCTGGATGATGTACTGGATCGTCTTCGCTCTCTTCATGGCCACAGAGACCTTCACCGACCTCCTCATCTCCTG GTTCCCCTTCTACTACGAGGTGAAGATGGCCTTTGTCATCTGGCTGCTGTCCCCGTACACGCGGGGGGCCAGCCTGCTCTACCGCCGCTTCGTGCACCCCACGCTGGCCCGCAAGGAGAAG GACATCGACGTGTTCCTGGTCCAGGCCCGCGAGCGCAGCTACCAGACCATGCTGCGCTTCGGCAAGAGGGGCCTCAACCTGGCGGCCACCGCCGCCGTCCACGCGGCCACCAAG AGCCAGGGCGCGCTGGCCGGGCGGCTCCGCAGCTTCAGCATGCAGGACCTGCGCTCCCTGCGCGAGCAGGACCCCGTGCACTTCCAGGACCCGCTGTAcctggaggggcaggagagcctccagcagcccctgggtgaGGAGCTACGGGGGTCTCAGTGCCTCCAGGAAAG CGAGACGGACGATGAGGAGCTGTGGTCGGACTCGCGGGTGTCCCCACAGGTGTCCCCACGCCGGGatcccagagccctgagccGCAGCCAGAGCCTGCGCTGCCTGAGGAAGAACCCAGGGAAAGAG ggctctccCCGGCCCCTGCGCAGCCGGAGCAGGAGGAAAGCGGCTCTGTCGGAGCAGGACAGCTGA